A stretch of Fusarium poae strain DAOMC 252244 chromosome 2, whole genome shotgun sequence DNA encodes these proteins:
- a CDS encoding hypothetical protein (TransMembrane:1 (o12-33i)) has protein sequence MDSFHILSSSSMAQTLFVASSLILPIVLIFILSRVISGRSASKSSLPLPASDEIVRLRVYPIKSCRGFDVKSTKLLRTGLDLDRNWMFVTAEKREFITIRTNSNMTLITTAWDADTDMLTIALNEYSFEIPAHPTTQWLEKNGELIKAEIWSEKTDAWEYSATLTKPISEFLNMDVRLVYKGPKPRVLSGNGTPQRLGRTEATKFADMMPVLVASMASMNELNDRLANAGEDKIEIERFRPNIIIRGSVPWIEDGWKTLQIGEGGHRLDLDVVCRCLRCQVPNVHPITAEKHPRQPWNQLMKYRRIDAGLKFKPSFGMLCAPSVEGHLEVGMKFQVKAMTNDHFFISPMK, from the exons ATGGACTCGTTTCATATCCTTTCAAGCTCTTCAATGGCACAAACATTGTTTGTTGCCAGTTCATTGATACTGCCTATAGTTCTTATTTTCATTCTTTCGCGTGTAATCAGTGGTCGATCTGCTTCTAAGTCGTCACTCCCTCTGCCAGCTAGCGATGAAATTGTACGCCTGCGTGTATACCCCATCAAGTCATGCCGAGGCTTTGATGTAAAATCAACAAAGCTCCTACGGACAGGTCTGGACTTGGACCGTAACTGGATGTTTGTCACGGCCGAAAAGCGTGAATTTATCACCATCAGGACAAACTCCAACATGACTCTTATCACGACGGCTTGGGACGCTGATACGGATATGCTTACCATTGCTCTCAATGAATACTCGTTCGAAATACCAGCTCACCCCACGACTCAATGGCTTGAGAAGAATGGCGAGCTGATTAAAGCGGAGATTTGGAGCGAGAAGACCGATGCTTGGGAATACTCAGCCACGCTCACGAAACCTATCTCGGAGTTCCTAAACATGGATGTTCGTCTGGTATACAAAGGTCCTAAACCCCGAGTTCTGAGTGGCAACGGAACCCCTCAGCGTCTGGGTCGTACCGAAGCCACCAAATTCGCTGATATGATGCCTGTGCTG GTTGCTTCCATGGCGAGCATGAACGAGTTGAACGACCGTCTCGCTAATGCCGGTGAGGACAAGATCGAGATTGAACGTTTCCGACCAAACATCATTATTCGCGGCAGTGTACCGTGGATTGAGGATGGATGGAAGACTCTGCAGATTGGAGAAGGGGGACATCGTCTTGATCTCGACGTCGTGTGCCGCTGTCTGCGATGTCAGGTGCCCAATGTGCACCCCATTACGGCCGAAAAGCACCCACGCCAGCCTTGGAACCAGTTGATGAAGTACCGAAGAATCGACGCCGGACTCAAGTTCAAGCCAAGCTTTGGTATGCTTTGCGCACCAAGTGTCGAGGGACATCTTGAGGTTGGGATGAAGTTTCAAGTCAAGGCCATGACGAACGACCACTTCTTTATCAGCCCTATGAAGTAA